A genomic window from Vigna radiata var. radiata cultivar VC1973A chromosome 2, Vradiata_ver6, whole genome shotgun sequence includes:
- the LOC106756359 gene encoding riboflavin biosynthesis protein PYRD, chloroplastic-like, translating to MQALCSDCSLQVPRFSITATPRKFASFVSTLSPSKAGTRLCLPFGCGRYKPITRSLWDGFEVQCASSDGESGDEFYMRRCVELARKAIGYTSPNPLVGCVIVKNGIVVGEGFHPKAGRPHAEVFALRDAGDLAQNATAYVSLEPCNHFGRTPPCTEALIKAKVKKVVVGMVDPNPIVAFKGVERLRDAGIEVVVGVEEELCKSLNEPYIHRMLTGKPFLSLRYSLSANGNFLNLLGNGAADCGGYYSRLLQEYDAVVMSSSFFTENFKVPASQEPGANQPIRIVIHKDPSSLNQVLSSINDITSKIIIFTENKARTAPEVAQQGIETVALDQINLDVILDYCNRQGLCSVLLDIRGSFSEFEVLVMEAMEKNYINKFITEILPVWNKRTEPDPLQTLKSLEQGMKVLNLKSKTSDQSVIIEGYFKSE from the exons ATGCAAGCACTGTGTTCAGATTGCAGTCTTCAAGTGCCCAGGTTCTCGATTACTGCAACTCCTCGAAAGTTTGCTTCTTTTGTTTCCACCCTGAGCCCCTCCAAGGCTGGAACTAGGTTGTGTTTGCCTTTTGGTTGTGGGAGGTACAAGCCCATTACAAGGAGTCTGTGGGATGGGTTTGAGGTGCAGTGTGCATCCTCCGATGGAGAAAGTGGTGATGAATTTTACATGAGAAGATGTGTGGAGCTTGCAAGGAAGGCTATTGGGTATACCAGCCCCAATCCATTGGTGGGATGTGTTATTGTAAAGAATGGGATAGTTGTTGGAGAAGGGTTCCACCCTAAAGCAGGGCGACCGCATGCTGAG GTGTTTGCTCTGAGAGATGCTGGTGATTTGGCACAAAATGCAACTGCTTATGTGAGCTTGGAACCTTGTAATCACTTTGGTAGGACTCCACCTTGTACTGAAGCTCTAATTAAAGCCAAAGTGAAAAAGGTTGTTGTTGGGATGGTGGACCCAAATCCCATAGTTGCCTTCAAAGGGGTGGAAAGATTGAGAGATGCAGGAATTGAAGTTGTTGTGGGTGTAGAGGAAGAGTTGTGCAAGAGCCTCAACGAGCCTTACATTCATCGCATGTTGACGGGAAAGCCTTTCCTTAGTTTGAG ATATTCTCTTTCTGCCAATGGAAACTTTTTGAACTTGCTTGGGAATGGAGCTGCAGACTGTGGTGGTTACTATTCAAGGCTATTACAGGAATATGATGCAGTGGTAatgtcttcttcttttttcactgAAAACTTTAAAGTACCTGCATCTCAAGAACCTGGAGCCAACCAACCAATTCGGATTGTAATACATAAAGATCCTAGTTCTTTAAATCAAGTTCTATCATCCATCAATGACATCACAAGCAAAATCATAATCTTCACTGAAAATAAAGCGAGAACAGCTCCAGAAGTGGCTCAACAAGGAATTGAAACTGTAGCTCTGGATCAAATAAATCTGGATGTGATCTTGGATTATTGTAATCGTCAAGGATTGTGCAGTGTTCTATTAGATATTAGAGGGAGTTTCAGTGAGTTTGAAGTGCTTGTTATGGAGGCTATGGAGAAGaactatattaataaatttatcacaGAAATTTTGCCTGTTTGGAACAAACGTACTGAGCCAGATCCTCTACAGACATTGAAGAGCTTAGAGCAAGGAATGAAAGTGCTAAATTTGAAGTCGAAGACCTCAGATCAGAGTGTTATAATTGAGGGATATTTTAAATCTGAGTAA
- the LOC106755623 gene encoding uncharacterized protein LOC106755623, with protein sequence MRKFDPWLVFFKREWERNWPFLVGFAVTGTVITKFSLGLTEEDAKNSKFVQAHKR encoded by the exons ATGCGAAAGTTCGATCCATGGCTCGTTTTCTTCAAGCGCGAATGGGAAAGGAACTGGCCTTTCCTCGTTGGATTCGCAGTCACCGGAACCGTAATCACAAAGTTCTCCCTCGGCCTTACCG AGGAAGACGCGAAGAATTCGAAGTTCGTTCAGGCGCACAAAAGGTAA
- the LOC106776240 gene encoding transcription factor MYB59: MVQEEMRRGPWTEEEDLKLVYFVNMFGDRRWDFIAKVSGLNRTGKSCRLRWVNYLHPDLKRGKLTSQEEHLVMELHSKWGNRWSRIARKLPGRTDNEIKNFWRTFMRKKKALEKKRASPSSSSSSSSLSSINHAVDSHASKEVGEESFYDTGGYGHDDVMGLISAGEEFSLDDIWKDIVLSEDNNNNIQQEPLYELQSQEGCNFSSPPAMIYSPSSWEYNSSHPLWVMDEEESNKMLFPATSDQYYYSCYEQGNAFLTG, from the exons ATGGTTCAAGAAGAAATGAGAAGGGGTCCGTGGACAGAAGAGGAGGACTTGAAACTGGTGTATTTTGTAAACATGTTTGGAGATCGTAGGTGGGACTTTATAGCAAAGGTATCAG GTTTGAATAGAACAGGTAAGAGTTGCAGGTTACGGTGGGTTAATTACCTCCACCCTGATCTCAAACGAGGGAAGCTCACATCCCAAGAAGAACACCTCGTCATGGAGCTTCATTCCAAATGGGGAAATAG ATGGTCAAGAATTGCTCGGAAGCTACCAGGTCGCACTGACAACGAGATTAAGAATTTCTGGAGGACTTTCATGAGGAAAAAGAAGGCTCTAGAGAAAAAGCGAGCATCaccatcctcctcctcctcatcatctTCACTGTCCTCAATCAACCATGCTGTGGATTCTCATGCTTCCAAAGAGGTTGGAGAAGAGAGCTTTTACGACACAGGTGGATATGGACATGATGATGTAATGGGGTTGATCAGTGCTGGAGAAGAGTTCTCTTTGGATGATATATGGAAAGATATTGTTTTGTCAGaagataataataacaatattcaGCAAGAACCTCTGTACGAATTGCAGAGTCAAGAGGGTTGCAACTTCTCTTCTCCACCTGCAATGATTTATTCTCCATCATCATGGGAGTACAATTCTTCTCACCCTTTATGGGTGATGGATGAAGAAGAGAGTAACAAGATGTTGTTTCCTGCAACAAGTGACCAATACTATTATTCCTGCTATGAACAGGGGAATGCATTTCTAACTGGCTAA
- the LOC106755607 gene encoding very-long-chain (3R)-3-hydroxyacyl-CoA dehydratase 2 — protein MSRISTFYLLAYNSFQTVGWTLSLIKILYNLIATASVNGTYASAGNLICFLQCAAFLEVIHGAIGIVPSGVLLPLMQWGGRTHFVLAIVRKLDELQELPSVFITFLAWSMGEVIRYSHYAFSCSGNCPSWMTYLRYTAFILLYPLGVGPGEIWTMYQALPIIKKKNLYADSFSGLPFSYYDFLKVVLVAYPFLWFKLYLHMFKQRRAKLYKRHDKKTA, from the exons ATGTCTCGTATCTCCACATTCTATCTTCTCGCTTACAACTCCTTTCAGACCGTTGGATG GACGCTTTCGTTAATTAAGATTTTGTACAATCTTATCGCCACTGCCTCCGTCAACGGAACCTATGCTTCCGCCGGCAACTTGATTT GTTTTCTGCAATGTGCTGCATTCTTGGAAGTTATACACGGAGCCATTG GTATTGTGCCCAGCGGAGTTTTGCTTCCTCTTATGCAATGGGGAGGAAGGACCCACTTTGTGCTTGCCATTGTTCGGAAACTTGATGAG CTCCAGGAACTTCCTTCAGTTTTTATCACTTTTCTTGCATGGAGCATGGGTGAG GTCATTAGGTATTCCCATTATGCTTTTAGTTGTTCGGGAAATTGTCCTTCTTGGATGACCTATCTCAG GTACACCGCGTTTATTCTGCTGTATCCTTTGGGCGTGGGTCCTGGTGAAA TATGGACAATGTACCAGGCGCTTCCAATTATAAAGAAGAAGAATCTCTATGCAGATTCCTTTTCAGGCCTCCCATTTAGTTATTATGATTTCCTTAAG GTTGTACTTGTAGCTTATCCATTCCTTTGGTTCAAACTTTACCTGCACATGTTCAAGCAACGACGTGCGAAACTTTATAAACGCCATGACAAGAAAACTGCTTGA
- the LOC106756358 gene encoding probable leucine-rich repeat receptor-like serine/threonine-protein kinase At3g14840 has product MNMASPHFFLIQLLLTFFFLSLAFGATLPEDEVQALKDIGETLGKKDWDFSVDPCSGERNWTSQTKVRGTENTVTCDCSFENATICHVTNILLKVQNLRGTLPVALVRLPYLQEIDLSRNYLNGTIPLEWGLLNLVRISLSANRLTGSIPPELANISTLQSLTLEFNQLSGNLPSELGNLPNIQRLLLTSNNFTGELPATFASLTTLQEVRLGDNNFSGSIPDFIQSWTSLQKLVIQGTGLSGPIPSGISLLESLTDLRISDIEGSDYFPFPQLNNLANLEILILRSCNINGTIPEYLGTMSNLQTLDLSFNRLSGQIPSSFEYGLRKTDYIYLTGNILTGPVPAWAEKDKNVDLSYNNFSMENSGQQPCQRGNVNLFASSSVDNSSESVSCLKSVACPKKYLVLTSLLVPESYSLHINCGGKQVTVDGNETYDEDTDNAGPARFHLSGKNWGFSSTGHFMDNDRAEYYIWLNQSKLFLADAEIYMDARVSPISLTYYGFCLGNGNYTVNLHFSEVMFTEDQTYNSLGRRIFDVYIQGNMVLKNFNIAEEAGGVNKAVTKSFTIMISSNTLEIRLYWAGKGTIGIPFKSVYGPLISAIAVNPNFIPPSENGSRISAGAVVAIVAGVVVFLVLVFGILRWRGFLGQKSSLAKELKGLKLQMGIFTLRQIKAATNNFNKANKIGEGGFGPVYKGNLSDGTIIAVKQLSSKSRQGNREFINELGMISALQHPCLVKLYGCCVEGDQLLLVYEYMENNSLARALFGPEEHQIKLDWPTRKNICVGIAKGLAYLHEESRLKIVHRDIKTTNVLLDKNLKPKISDFGLAKLDEEDNTHISTRIAGTYGYMAPEYAMHGYLTDKADVYSFGIVALEIISGRSNMIQRHKEASLYLLDWAHTLKESGNLVELVDGRLGLEFNKKEVITMINVALLCTNATASLRPTMSSVVSMLEGRSVVQELISESSEALDEKKLEVMRQHYQEIEENNLSESNNSQSLSLVDTLATSSISATDLYPVNMNSLYWEKRGW; this is encoded by the exons ATGAACATGGCTTCACCTCATTTCTTCCTCATTCAGCTCCTacttacttttttctttctctctttagcTTTTGGAGCCACTCTACCAGAAGATGAAG TGCAAGCTTTGAAAGACATAGGTGAGACTCTTGGGAAGAAGGATTGGGATTTCAGTGTTGATCCATGCAGTGGAGAACGCAATTGGACATCGCAAACTAAAGTGAGAGGGACAGAAAATACTGTCACCTGTGATTGCTCCTTTGAGAATGCCACAATCTGCCATGTTACTAACAT ACTTTTGAAAGTACAAAATCTCCGAGGCACTCTCCCAGTAGCATTGGTTAGATTGCCGTACCTTCAAGAAAT TGATCTTAGTCGCAATTACCTGAATGGGACAATTCCTCTTGAGTGGGGCTTACTGAATCTTGTCCGCAT TTCTCTGAGTGCTAATCGTCTAACGGGTTCAATCCCCCCAGAGCTAGCAAACATCTCCACTCTTCAAAGTtt GACCCTCGAATTCAACCAACTCTCTGGAAATCTTCCTAGTGAGCTTGGGAATCTTCCAAATATTCAAAGATT GCTACTTACCTCCAACAATTTTACTGGAGAGTTGCCTGCAACATTTGCAAGTCTCACTACTTTGCAGGAAGT TCGACTAGGGGATAACAACTTCTCTGGAAGCATACCCGATTTTATTCAAAGCTGGACAAGTCTCCAGAAACT AGTGATTCAAGGAACTGGATTAAGTGGGCCAATTCCTTCTGGAATTTCACTACTTGAAAGTTTAACAGACTT GAGAATTAGTGATATAGAGGGATCAGACTATTTTCCTTTTCCCCAACTTAACAATCTGGCAAATTTGGAAATTCT AATTCTGAGGAGTTGCAATATCAATGGAACAATACCTGAATATCTGGGGACTATGTCTAATTTACAAACCCT AGACCTCAGCTTTAACAGGTTAAGTGGACAAATCCCAAGCAGCTTTGAGTATGGCCTAAGAAAGACAGATTATAT ATATTTAACTGGAAACATACTCACGGGACCTGTACCTGCATGGgcagaaaaagacaaaaatgt AGATCTTTCGTACAATAACTTTAGCATGGAAAACTCAGGACAGCAGCCATGTCAACGGGGAAATGT GAACTTGTTTGCAAGCTCCTCGGTGGACAATAGCTC AGAATCCGTTTCATGTTTAAAAAGTGTTGCCTGTCCTAAAA AATACCTTGTACTAACTAGTCTGCTTGTCCCAGAATCATACTCCCTTCACATAAATTGTGGTGGAAAGCAAGTAACCGTCGATGGAAATGAAACATATGATGAGGATACAGATAATGCAGGACCAGCTAGATTCCATCTAAGTGGAAAAAACTGGGGGTTTAGCAGCACTGGTCACTTCATGGATAATGACCGTGCAGAATATTATATTTGGCTAAATCAATCTAAGCTTTTCTTGGCTGATGCTGAAATATACATGGATGCACGTGTTTCTCCCATTTCTCTTACTTATTATGGATTTTGCCTGGGAAATGGAAATTACACGGTGAATCTACACTTTTCAGAGGTCATGTTTACTGAAGATCAAACATATAACAGCTTAGGAAGGCGCATATTTGATGTCTACATTCAG GGAAATATGGTGCTCAAGAATTTCAATATTGCAGAAGAAGCAGGAGGAGTTAATAAAGCAGTCACAAAATCATTTACCATTATGATTAGCAGCAACACATTAGAAATCCGCCTATATTGGGCTGGGAAAGGCACAATTGGTATTCCATTTAAATCAGTATATGGTCCTCTCATATCAGCAATTGCTGTAAATCCTA ACTTCATCCCTCCCTCAGAAAACGGAAGTAGAATATCTGCAGGTGCTGTGGTTGCAATTGTGGCTGGTGTAGTAGTTTTTCTAGTCCTGGTATTTGGTATACTTAGGTGGAGAGGCTTTCTAGGACAGAAAAGTTCTTTAGCAAAAG AGCTAAAGGGGTTAAAACTGCAAATGGGTATATTTACCTTACGACAAATCAAAGCAGCAACAAATAACTTCAACAAAGCCAACAAAATTGGAGAAGGAGGGTTTGGTCCTGTGTACAAG GGAAATTTATCAGATGGGACAATAATAGCAGTCAAGCAACTTTCTTCCAAATCAAGGCAGGGGAATCGTGAGTTTATAAATGAGCTTGGCATGATTTCAGCTTTGCAACATCCTTGTCTTGTTAAGCTTTATGGATGCTGTGTTGAGGGAGATCAATTGTTGTTGGTCTATGAATATATGGAAAACAATAGCCTTGCTCGTGCTTTGTTTG GTCCAGAAGAACACCAAATAAAATTGGATTGGCCTACAAGGAAAAACATCTGTGTTGGTATTGCCAAAGGTTTGGCATACCTCCATGAAGAATCAAGATTAAAAATTGTTCACAGGGACATCAAGACCACTAACGTGCTGCTTGATAAAAATCTCAAACCAAAGATATCTGACTTTGGTTTAGCCAAGCTCGATGAAGAGGACAATACCCACATAAGCACCCGAATTGCTGGAACTTA TGGATACATGGCTCCTGAGTATGCCATGCATGGTTATTTGACTGACAAAGCAGATGTTTATAGTTTTGGAATTGTGGCCTTGGAAATTATAAGTGGGAGGAGCAATATGATTCAACGACATAAAGAAGCATCATTGTATCTTCTTGATTGG GCACACACGCTAAAAGAGAGTGGTAATCTAGTGGAGTTAGTTGATGGTAGATTGGGTTTGGAATTCAACAAAAAGGAGGTTATTACAATGATCAATGTGGCTCTTTTATGCACCAATGCAACTGCCTCCCTCAGGCCTACAATGTCCTCAGTGGTAAGCATGCTTGAAGGTAGATCTGTGGTTCAGGAGTTGATTTCAGAGTCAAGTGAGGCATTGGATGAGAAGAAGTTGGAAGTGATGCGACAGCATTACCAAGAGATAGAAGAAAACAATCTAAGTGAGAGTAATAACAGTCAGAGTCTCTCACTGGTTGACACATTGGCTACTTCATCTATTTCTGCAACAGATCTATATCCTGTAAACATGAATTCTTTATACTGGGAGAAAAGGGGATGGTGA